One Rhizophagus irregularis chromosome 5, complete sequence DNA window includes the following coding sequences:
- a CDS encoding uncharacterized protein (SECRETED:cutsite_TES-LP; SECRETED:prob_0.6404); SECRETED:SignalP(1-18): MKAFLIITLLLTTKATESLPLFENNNNLVYYDHEQNRHDPSELFNRCHGKLNFIKRSPLRFVSKERKREDSSEFPVNHDVIKHSPLRFVSKERKREDSMEFPEDVLNYDQEIIEDNDQDVTKRSPLRFVSKERKREDSMEFPEVELNYDQEIIEDNDQDVTKRSPLRFVSKERKREDSMEFPEDVLNHDQEIIEDNDQDVTKRSPLRFVSKERKREDSMEFPEVELNYDQEIIEDNDQDVTKRSPLRFVSKERKREDSMEFPEDVLNHDQEIIEDNDQDVTKRSPLRFVSKERKREDSMEFPEVEFNYDQEIIEDNDQDVTKRSPLRFVSKERKREDSMEFPEVELNHDQEIIEDNDQDVTKRSPLRFVSKERKRKDSMEFPEDVLNHDQEIIEDNDQDVTKRSPLRFVSKERKREDSMEFPEVELNYDQEIIEDNDQDVTKRSPLRFVSKERKREDSMEFPEVELNHVQEIIEDNDQDVIKRSPLRFVSTEKKCDHSSENPEDAINYNQDHS, from the coding sequence ATGAAAGCATTCCTAATTATTACTCTCCTTCTTACTACTAAAGCAACTGAAAGTTTACCGTTATttgaaaataacaataatctTGTTTATTATGATCATGAGCAGAACCGCCATGATCCCTCAGAACTTTTTAATCGGTGTCACGGAAAactcaattttataaaaagaagtCCTCTTCGGTTTGTTAGTAAAGAAAGGAAACGTGAAGATTCCTCAGAATTTCCTGTTAATCATGATGTAATCAAACATAGTCCTCTTCGGTTTGTTAGTAAAGAAAGGAAACGTGAAGATTCCATGGAATTTCCTGAAGATGTGCTTAATTATGATCAAGAAATTATCGAAGACAATGATCAAGATGTAACAAAACGTAGTCCTCTTCGGTTTGTTAGTAAAGAAAGGAAACGTGAAGATTCCATGGAATTTCCTGAAGTTGAGCTTAATTATGATCAAGAAATTATCGAAGACAATGATCAAGATGTAACCAAACGTAGTCCTCTTCGGTTTGTTAGTAAAGAAAGGAAACGTGAAGATTCCATGGAATTTCCCGAAGATGTGCTTAATCATGATCAAGAAATTATCGAAGACAATGATCAAGATGTAACCAAACGTAGTCCTCTTCGGTTTGTTAGTAAAGAAAGGAAACGTGAAGATTCCATGGAATTTCCTGAAGTTGAGCTTAATTATGATCAAGAAATTATCGAAGACAATGATCAAGATGTAACCAAACGTAGTCCTCTTCGGTTTGTTAGTAAAGAAAGGAAACGTGAAGATTCCATGGAATTTCCCGAAGATGTGCTTAATCATGATCAAGAAATTATCGAAGACAATGATCAAGATGTAACAAAACGTAGTCCTCTTCGGTTTGTTAGTAAAGAAAGGAAACGTGAAGATTCCATGGAATTTCCTGAAGTTGAGTTTAATTATGATCAAGAAATTATCGAAGACAATGATCAAGATGTAACAAAACGTAGTCCTCTTCGGTTTGTTAGTAAAGAAAGGAAACGTGAAGATTCCATGGAATTTCCTGAAGTTGAGCTTAATCATGATCAAGAAATTATCGAAGACAATGATCAAGATGTAACAAAACGTAGTCCTCTTCGGTTTGTTAGTAAAGAAAGGAAACGTAAAGATTCCATGGAATTTCCCGAAGATGTGCTTAATCATGATCAAGAAATTATCGAAGACAATGATCAAGATGTAACAAAACGTAGTCCTCTTCGGTTTGTTAGTAAAGAAAGGAAACGTGAAGATTCCATGGAATTTCCTGAAGTTGAGCTTAATTATGATCAAGAAATTATCGAAGACAATGATCAAGATGTAACAAAACGTAGTCCTCTTCGGTTTGTTAGTAAAGAAAGGAAACGTGAAGATTCCATGGAATTTCCTGAAGTTGAGCTTAATCATGTTCAAGAAATTATCGAAGACAATGATCAAGATGTAATTAAACGTAGTCCTCTTCGGTTTGTTAGTACAGAGAAGAAATGTGACCATTCCTCAGAAAATCCTGAAGATGCGATTAATTATAATCAAGATCATTCCTAA